In Muntiacus reevesi unplaced genomic scaffold, mMunRee1.1 SCAFFOLD_106, whole genome shotgun sequence, a single genomic region encodes these proteins:
- the LOC136155256 gene encoding melanoma-associated antigen 10-like, translating into MSERSKPEEDLQDPGEAQGPVEVPLLEAEVGESASHLASYALASSSANVEALPQEILDRMMANLMKFLLLKYRAKKMTSQAEILNKVLRDNQRHFPMVFSEVSECLQLVFGVDVKEMDPAEHTYILVPTLGLTCDEMLSDGEGLPKAGFLVLVLSVIMRCGDPAPEEAVWGALSRMGVYVGREHCVFGEPRELLTQVWVQEGYLRYQQVPDSYPARYEFLWGPRAYVETSKWHVMSFTLRVKERALGAFPFMSVEDSREEE; encoded by the coding sequence ATGAGTGAGCGCAGCAAACCCGaggaagatcttcaggacccaggcgaGGCCCAAGGCCCTGTCGAGGTGCCACTCTTGGAAGCTGAGGTGGGGGAGTCCGCATCCCACTTAGCCTCCTATGCCCTAGCATCGTCCTCAGCTAAtgtggaggccttgccccaaGAAATTCTGGATAGGATGATGGCTAACctgatgaagttcctgctcctCAAATATCGAGCCAAGAAGATGACCTCCCAGGCGGAAATTCTGAAtaaggtcctcagggataaccagaGGCACTTCCCGATGGTCTTCAGTGAAGTTTCAGAGTGCCTGCAGCTGGTCTTTGGTGTGGATGTGAAGGAGATGGACCCAGCGGAGCACACCTACATCTTggttcccaccctgggcctcacctgtgaTGAGATGCTGAGCGATGGGGAGGGCCTGCCCAAGGCCGGCTTCTTGGTGCTGGTCCTCAGCGTGATCATGCGGTGTGGAGATCCGGCCCCTGAGGAGGCggtctggggagcactcagcaggatgggggtgtaTGTTGGGAGGGAGCACTgtgtctttggggagcccagggagcttctgacccaagtgtgggtgcaGGAGGGATACTTGAGGTAccagcaggtgcctgacagctACCCGGCTCgttatgagttcctgtggggtccccgggcctatgtggagaccagcaagtggcacgTCATGTCATTTACGCTCAGGGTCAAGGAAAGGGCTTTGGGGGCATTCCCATTCATGTCTGTAGAGGATTcgagggaggaggaatag